A region of Neovison vison isolate M4711 chromosome 7, ASM_NN_V1, whole genome shotgun sequence DNA encodes the following proteins:
- the CDHR5 gene encoding cadherin-related family member 5 — MGAWALLLSLLVATARAQVCSVSDTIFEVAENTNRPEPLADISVPAGQQVTLGPSSTPDAFRIQGTQLFLNVTPDYEENTMLEAHLECRSGGAVVTQLRVFVIVLDINDNPPEFPFQVKVENVSEDTKVSTIVIPATGLEAQDRDQDDILFYTLQEVTPGAGSFFSLVGTNLPALRLDRRLDFDARQSIDFLLLVRDTREEGAEPSHTATATLIVEVQPADLRPPWFLPCAYSDQHVCINAEYHGAVPTGHQLPGPLVLRPGPVHAVDGDQGISQRILYSIVRGQEDGTFAIGADSGNLTMTRSVPSPKTFTLVVKGEQADGARYSVTWVKITARNATGRPPYFAKSRYHGMVARGSGGGVEVKDATTPSLPLRVWAQDPDFPDLNSAITYRVTNNTDFRMDGETLLTASLLADEGVFYAEVEANNTVTAGTARTVVEIQVLEWEEPTPPTGPPETPTSPETGRTSRPPSSTTSEAPRPPGPSQGPPPTSSATPGPSQGPPPTSSTTPGPSSSTIPRPPASSTPGGPPSVETSSSLPSASTSGGSTQSLKPGTSQPMPSGPSRTPQTSGPAQTGGGSTAGTPGDSEPGVGAAGDRRFSVVDMAALGGVLGALLLLALLALLILVHKHYGQRLKCCSGKAVEQPLSFDNEAFEAPQEANWAPAPYSSPGLMRAAPEPAEPPEPALPEPPSTTTLRPASESPELTRDGGSPAAVRSILTKERRPDGGYKAVWFGEDIGAETDVVVLNAPASDAAGASDSGSDDEDADAGPQADDTPSTGSSYV; from the exons ATGGGGGCTTGGGCCCTGCTGCTGTCACTGCTCGTGGCCACGGCCCGGGCCCAGG TCTGCTCTGTGAGCGACACCATCTTCGAAGTCGCAGAGAACACTAACCGGCCTGAGCCCCTGGCTGACATCTCTGTCCCCGCGGGCCAGCAGGTGACCCTCGGACCGTCGTCCACCCCCGACGCCTTCCGGATCCAGGGGACTCAGCTCTTTCTCAACGTGACCCCCGACTATGAG GAGAACACGATGCTGGAGGCGCACCTGGAGTGCAGAAGTGGCGGCGCCGTG GTGACGCAGCTCAGAGTCTTTGTGATTGTGCTGGACATCAACGACAACCCGCCCGAGTTCCCCTTTCAAGTCAAGGTGGAGAATGTGTCTGAG GACACGAAAGTGAGCACCATCGTCATCCCTGCGACGGGCCTGGAGGCCCAGGATCGCGACCAGGATGACATCTTGTTCTATACCCTCCAGGAGGTGACCCCG ggcGCCGGTAGcttcttctccctggtgggcacCAACCTCCCCGCCCTGCGGCTGGACCGGCGCCTGGACTTCGACGCGCGGCAGAGCATCGACTTCCTGCTGCTGGTGCGG GACACGCGGGAGGAGGGCGCAGAGCCCAGCCACACGGCCACGGCCACCTTGATCGTGGAGGTGCAGCCTGCTGACCTTCGCCCCCCCTGGTTCCTGCCCTGTGCCTACTCCGACCAGCACGTGTGCATCAACGCCGAGTACCACGGTGCCGTCCCCACGGGGCACCAGCTG CCGGGCCCCCTCGTGCTCCGTCCAGGGCCCGTCCACGCTGTGGACGGGGATCAGGGCATCAGCCAGCGCATCCTCTACAGCATTGTGCGGG GACAAGAAGATGGCACGTTCGCCATTGGCGCTGACTCGGGCAATCTCACCATGACCAGAAGTGTCCCCAGCCCAAAGACCTTCACTCTGGTGGTCAAG ggtgaGCAGGCAGACGGCGCCCGCTACTCGGTGACCTGGGTCAAGATCACGGCCCGAAATGCCACCGGGCGCCCGCCCTACTTCGCCAAGAGCCGCTACCACGGCATGGTGGCGCGTGGCTCTGGAGGAGGCGTGGAGGTCAAGGACGcaaccaccccctccctgcctctgaggGTCTGGGCGCAGGACCCTGACTTTCCG GACCTCAACTCTGCCATCACCTACCGCGTCACCAATAACACTGACTTCCGGATGGATGGCGAGACCCTGCTGACCGCCTCCCTGCTGGCCGACGAGGGGGTCTTCTACGCAGAG GTTGAGGCCAACAACACAGTGACCGCGGGTACAGCCCGCACGGTGGTGGAGATTCAGGTGCTGGAGTGGGAGGAGCCCACCCCCCCCACAG GCCCCCCAGAGACCCCCACATCCCCAGAGACCGGAAGAACAAGCAGGCCCCCCAGCAGCACCACTTCAGAAGCCCCCAGGCCCCCGGGGCCCTCTCAGGGACCCCCTCCGACCAGCTCTGCGACCCCGGGGCCCTCTCAGGGACCCCCTCCGACCAGCTCTACGACCCCGGGGCCCTCTTCAAGCACAATTCCAAGGCCACCTGCCTCATCTACGCCCGGCGGGCCCCCCAGCGTGGAAACCAGCAGCTCCCTCCCATCAGCTTCAACCAGCGGGGGCTCAACACAGTCGCTGAAGCCAGGAACCTCTCAGCCAATGCCCTCTGGGCCCAGCAGAACTCCCCAAACCTCAG GGCCAGCCCAGACTGGAGGAGGCAGCACTGCGGGGACCCCCGGGGACAGCGAGCCAGGTGTCGGTGCCGCCGGGGACCGGCGCTTCTCTGTCGTGGACATGGCGGCCCTGGGCGGGGTGCTGGGCGCACTGCTCCTTCTGGCTCTGCTCGCCCTCCTCATCCTGGTCCACAAGCACTACGGCCAGCGGCTCAAGTGTTGCTCTGGGAAAGCTGTG GAGCAGCCCCTCAGCTTTGACAATGAGGCCTTTGAAGCCCCCCAGGAGGCCAACTGGGCGCCAGCTCCCTACTCCTCCCCTGGCCTCATGCGGGCGGCCCCGGAGCCCGCGGAGCCCCCGGAGCCTGCGCTTCCGGAGCCCCCCAGCACTACGACCCTGCGTCCAGCCTCAGAGTCCCCCGAGCTGACCCGCGATGGAGGCAGCCCAGCGGCCGTGAGGTCCATCCTGACCAAGGAGCGGCGGCCTGACGGCGGCTACAAGGCCGTGTGGTTTGGGGAGGACATTGGGGCTGAGACCGACGTGGTGGTCCTCAACGCGCCCGCCTCCGACGCGGCTGGCGCCAGCGACTCTGGCAGCGACGACGAGGACGCAGATGCTGGTCCCCAGGCCGATGACACGCCTAGCACTGGCTCCTCCTACGTCTAG